The following are encoded together in the Deinococcus soli (ex Cha et al. 2016) genome:
- a CDS encoding glycosyltransferase — protein MNITLIALGSRGDVQPYVALGLGLRRAGHAVRLASHDTFHALVTGAGLEFAPMRGNVQEVVNSPEMRAALASGNMLAINRVSARATQQGALLWAEDGLIAARDADLLMAGIGGMNVAQALSEKLRVPLVEAHVVPFHPTRAFAGAIFPPGTARLGGWANRLSHVLTRQVMWQMFRAADTRARREVLGLSPAPLLGPRPLRPLPTLHGISPAVLPRPADWDAAQHLTGYWFLPQEAWTPPPALEAFLNAGPPPVSIGFGSMTTPDPQVTTRAVVAALARSGQRAVLLSGWGGLSAADVPDTVFVTDSVPHDWLFPRVAAAVHHGGAGTTAAGLAAGVPNVVVPFFGDQPFWGDRVQRLGVGPAPVPRRALNERTLADALTRAVTDAGMRDRAAALGARIRAEDGVTRAAEVVSGLRL, from the coding sequence ATGAACATCACGCTGATCGCGCTGGGTTCGCGCGGGGACGTGCAGCCGTACGTGGCGCTGGGGCTGGGGTTGCGCCGGGCGGGGCACGCGGTGCGGCTCGCCTCGCACGACACGTTTCACGCGCTCGTGACGGGCGCGGGGCTGGAATTCGCCCCGATGCGCGGGAACGTGCAGGAGGTCGTGAACAGCCCCGAGATGCGCGCCGCGCTCGCCAGCGGAAACATGCTGGCAATCAACCGGGTGTCCGCGCGCGCCACGCAGCAGGGCGCGCTGCTGTGGGCCGAGGACGGCCTCATCGCCGCGCGGGACGCCGATCTGCTCATGGCGGGCATCGGGGGCATGAACGTGGCGCAGGCCCTCTCGGAGAAACTGCGCGTGCCGCTCGTGGAGGCACACGTGGTGCCGTTCCACCCCACGCGGGCGTTTGCCGGGGCGATCTTTCCGCCGGGCACCGCGCGGCTGGGCGGCTGGGCGAACCGCCTGTCGCACGTCCTGACGCGGCAGGTGATGTGGCAGATGTTCCGCGCGGCCGACACGCGCGCGCGGCGTGAGGTGCTGGGCCTCTCCCCTGCCCCGCTGCTCGGCCCGCGCCCGCTGCGGCCCCTGCCGACCCTGCACGGGATCAGTCCGGCGGTCCTGCCGCGCCCCGCCGACTGGGACGCGGCGCAGCACCTGACCGGCTACTGGTTTCTGCCGCAGGAGGCCTGGACGCCGCCGCCCGCGCTGGAGGCGTTCCTGAACGCCGGGCCACCCCCCGTATCCATCGGGTTCGGCAGCATGACCACCCCGGACCCGCAGGTGACCACCCGCGCGGTCGTGGCGGCCCTGGCGCGCAGCGGACAGCGGGCCGTGCTCCTGAGCGGCTGGGGTGGCCTGAGCGCCGCCGACGTGCCGGACACCGTGTTCGTGACGGACAGCGTCCCGCACGACTGGCTGTTCCCGCGTGTGGCTGCGGCGGTGCATCACGGCGGGGCGGGCACGACCGCGGCGGGGCTTGCGGCGGGCGTCCCGAACGTCGTCGTGCCGTTCTTCGGGGATCAGCCGTTCTGGGGGGATCGCGTGCAGAGGCTGGGCGTGGGACCCGCCCCGGTGCCGCGCCGCGCCCTGAACGAGCGGACCCTGGCGGACGCCCTGACGCGCGCCGTCACGGACGCCGGGATGCGTGACCGCGCGGCGGCGCTGGGCGCCCGCATCCGCGCGGAGGACGGGGTGACGCGGGCGGCGGAGGTGGTCTCGGGGTTGAGGTTGTGA
- a CDS encoding IclR family transcriptional regulator produces the protein MASPSLLAGAVDVLSAFDADHTEWRLSDLSRQLGVPTSTLHEQLLALCETGLLARVGRGRYRLGWRLLKLSSALYGSLPWYGPAHAAMERVARAGHALAFLCVLDARSGRVLCIARSVQGRDGPPVAGELDFELPAHASASGKLLLALAGRPLPPGAAAFTPRTVTGVEAWEAETAGILAQDAARTQDEWATGTSGLAVPVRGPDGTVLAALGVSVPTARVRGDTLLRLLRDEADAVSWELGWRPGAPGTH, from the coding sequence GTGGCTTCCCCTTCCCTGCTGGCGGGCGCAGTGGACGTGCTCTCTGCGTTCGACGCGGATCACACCGAGTGGCGCCTGTCGGACCTGTCGCGGCAACTGGGCGTGCCGACCAGCACCCTCCACGAGCAGCTGCTGGCCCTGTGCGAGACGGGCCTGCTCGCGCGGGTGGGGCGGGGCCGGTACCGGCTGGGGTGGCGGCTGCTGAAACTGTCCAGTGCGCTGTACGGCAGCCTGCCCTGGTACGGCCCGGCGCACGCGGCGATGGAGCGGGTCGCGCGGGCCGGGCACGCCCTGGCGTTCCTGTGCGTGCTGGACGCGAGGTCAGGGCGGGTACTGTGCATTGCCCGGAGCGTGCAGGGCCGGGACGGCCCACCGGTGGCCGGGGAACTGGATTTCGAGCTGCCCGCACATGCGTCCGCCAGCGGGAAGCTGCTGCTGGCGCTGGCGGGTCGCCCCCTCCCGCCGGGCGCGGCGGCGTTCACACCGCGCACCGTGACCGGGGTGGAGGCGTGGGAGGCCGAGACGGCAGGCATCCTCGCGCAGGACGCCGCCCGGACGCAGGACGAGTGGGCGACCGGCACGTCCGGGCTCGCGGTCCCGGTGCGCGGGCCGGACGGGACGGTGCTGGCGGCGCTGGGTGTCAGCGTCCCGACCGCGCGCGTGCGGGGAGACACCCTGCTGCGCCTCCTGCGGGACGAGGCGGACGCGGTCAGCTGGGAGCTGGGCTGGCGTCCGGGGGCGCCGGGCACCCATTGA
- a CDS encoding EAL domain-containing protein, whose amino-acid sequence MTQQEVNSPLRAPPGSLERDLAALEAGMYHTPEVTSAQIAALLAQATQRGDTRAQLLAYLLLGGCALYTGRLPDVKAHLDAALTLARQVADPLMEARSLNGLGLYHDRVAQYDLALQAFLDSLRLTQASGDDTGSFRALTNLAALYTTTGQLSQALAFHDRAQQLAQVLQSPIILASSITHLILIHDRQDHPAQVLDLAGEHLPLIRQVGPPRWVSTVQECVSRALLRQGHTGQALTVALTDLDATRARQDREGISRLACAAALAHLALGNLEEAGALLRESLECSREVGSRPVEILALDGLVRLHEWAGDHRAALAYAREHHALERAVHEHEVDARSQLLTAEIRLELLNREAEIERLRNVDLARANRQLRDTQADLLHRATHDALTGVSNRAHFQQVTTDTLRSLGSGENAALIFIDLDRFKTVNDTLGHSAGDSLLQQVARRLQSVVRSSDLVGRVGGDEFTVLLSRVSARRDATLVAQKLADVLTDPFDLAGTRMTITASIGCAVAPSDGRDAEALQQHADLAMYRVKRSGGNQVLHFESAMGEPGDRQLLERDLRGALDRQELRLHYQGRYAVRGGALAGFEALIRWEHPERGLIPPVTFIPVAEDTRLILPIGEWVLREACAQAVRWAFPQRGLCMSVNVSPLQFDLPHFVDTVRAALRATGLPARHLILEITESLVMRDLERAQSHVTELKALGVQIAMDDFGTGYSSLSMLESLPFDQLKVDRSFTRHLNTDRQPRVTALMGAMIQLAQTLNMTVTVEGVEDDSQRDRLRDLGCDHIQGFLLARPLPPEAAKYLLTGAVPGDEPPTRH is encoded by the coding sequence GTGACACAACAGGAGGTGAACAGCCCGCTGCGCGCGCCGCCCGGGTCCCTCGAACGTGACCTGGCGGCGCTGGAAGCCGGGATGTACCACACCCCGGAGGTGACCTCCGCGCAGATCGCGGCGCTGCTCGCGCAGGCCACGCAGCGCGGCGACACCCGCGCCCAGCTGCTCGCGTACCTGCTGCTGGGCGGCTGCGCGCTGTACACCGGTCGCCTGCCGGACGTGAAGGCGCACCTGGACGCCGCGCTGACCCTGGCGCGGCAGGTGGCCGACCCCCTGATGGAGGCCCGTTCCCTGAACGGCCTGGGCCTGTACCACGATCGCGTCGCGCAGTATGACCTGGCACTGCAGGCCTTCCTGGACAGCCTGCGCCTGACCCAGGCCAGTGGGGATGACACCGGCTCGTTCCGCGCGCTGACCAATCTCGCGGCGCTGTATACCACCACCGGGCAGCTGTCACAGGCCCTGGCCTTCCATGACCGCGCGCAGCAGCTCGCGCAGGTGCTGCAGTCGCCGATCATCCTGGCGTCCTCCATCACGCACCTGATTCTCATACATGACCGGCAGGACCACCCCGCGCAGGTGCTGGACCTCGCCGGAGAGCACCTTCCGCTGATCCGGCAGGTCGGTCCGCCCCGCTGGGTGAGCACGGTGCAGGAATGCGTGAGCCGCGCCCTGCTCCGCCAGGGGCACACCGGGCAGGCACTGACGGTCGCCCTGACCGACCTGGACGCCACGCGCGCCCGGCAGGACCGCGAAGGCATCAGCCGCCTCGCGTGCGCCGCCGCGCTGGCGCACCTGGCCCTCGGGAACCTGGAGGAGGCCGGCGCGCTGCTGCGCGAGAGCCTGGAGTGCTCCCGCGAGGTCGGCAGTCGTCCCGTCGAGATCCTCGCGCTGGACGGCCTGGTCCGCCTGCACGAGTGGGCCGGAGATCACCGGGCGGCCCTGGCCTATGCCCGTGAGCACCACGCGCTGGAACGCGCCGTGCACGAACATGAGGTGGACGCCCGCTCCCAGCTTCTGACTGCCGAGATCCGCCTGGAACTCCTGAACCGCGAGGCGGAGATCGAGCGGCTGCGCAACGTGGACCTCGCCCGCGCCAACCGGCAGCTGCGCGACACGCAGGCGGACCTGCTGCACCGCGCCACGCACGACGCCCTGACTGGTGTCAGCAACCGCGCGCACTTCCAGCAGGTGACCACCGACACCCTGCGAAGCCTGGGCAGTGGCGAGAACGCCGCGCTGATCTTCATCGACCTGGACCGCTTCAAGACCGTGAACGACACGCTCGGGCACTCAGCCGGGGACAGCCTGCTGCAACAGGTCGCGCGGCGCCTCCAGAGTGTCGTGCGCAGCAGCGACCTCGTCGGGCGGGTCGGCGGGGACGAGTTCACGGTCCTGCTGAGCCGCGTCAGTGCCCGCCGCGACGCGACGCTGGTCGCGCAGAAACTCGCGGACGTGCTCACCGACCCCTTCGACCTCGCCGGGACTCGCATGACCATCACTGCCAGCATCGGCTGCGCCGTCGCGCCCTCCGACGGCCGGGACGCCGAGGCGCTACAGCAGCACGCGGACCTCGCCATGTACCGCGTCAAACGCAGCGGCGGGAACCAGGTGCTGCACTTCGAATCCGCCATGGGCGAACCCGGCGACCGGCAACTGCTCGAACGGGACCTGCGCGGCGCCCTGGACCGCCAGGAACTCCGGCTGCACTACCAGGGCCGTTACGCCGTGCGCGGCGGGGCCCTCGCGGGCTTCGAGGCCCTGATCCGCTGGGAGCACCCCGAACGGGGCCTGATTCCGCCCGTCACGTTCATCCCGGTCGCGGAGGACACCCGCCTGATCCTTCCCATCGGCGAGTGGGTGCTGCGTGAGGCGTGCGCCCAGGCGGTCCGCTGGGCCTTCCCGCAGCGGGGCCTGTGCATGTCCGTGAACGTCTCGCCACTGCAGTTCGACCTGCCTCACTTCGTGGATACCGTCCGCGCCGCCCTGCGCGCCACCGGCCTGCCCGCCCGGCACCTGATCCTCGAGATCACCGAGAGCCTCGTCATGCGCGACCTGGAGCGCGCGCAATCGCACGTCACGGAACTCAAGGCGCTGGGCGTGCAGATCGCCATGGACGACTTCGGCACCGGGTACAGCAGCCTGAGCATGCTCGAATCCCTGCCCTTCGACCAGCTGAAGGTCGACCGGTCCTTCACGCGGCACCTGAACACCGACCGGCAACCCCGCGTGACGGCCCTGATGGGCGCCATGATCCAGCTGGCGCAGACGCTGAACATGACCGTCACCGTGGAAGGCGTCGAGGACGACTCGCAACGCGACCGCCTGCGCGACCTCGGATGCGACCACATCCAGGGGTTCCTGCTCGCCCGGCCTCTCCCGCCCGAGGCCGCCAAGTACCTCCTGACAGGCGCGGTGCCCGGCGACGAGCCCCCCACGCGCCACTGA
- a CDS encoding serine hydrolase encodes MRGFPVRAAWWLPAVLLGCAQPAPQREGHVTLQRQSVPGQARPGQPQAISDPLRDDRGCLKAAPAVPTAPPPPHHLSGQLGLWVAEVDPVTLSVRRAVATNPDRVFPLASMYKQAVLWALLRGVDSGAVSPAERFKVTRQNQSLGSYPFDGSDVRTLSERMIRNSDNTATDILHRRVGLNAVQDVADRLGLCRTRLILPTKAWWVAQTGLSATFNGTSRWTGAHGDEQRRIAALIDQDAQRYRADYVQRKLNDHFDHRRDDAVDAQVYNLSTPYEFGTLVAQEFLRPDLSETSRRWQREVMALGFGKSALTLTHQNRVRYVGAKGGNGWQLLTYSGYLETTDGRHLVYVFMQRGADQTYTMPNTRRAFAWINAALRAVLARPVTAPPP; translated from the coding sequence GTGAGGGGCTTCCCTGTCCGGGCGGCGTGGTGGCTGCCCGCTGTCCTGCTGGGCTGCGCCCAGCCCGCCCCGCAGCGCGAGGGGCACGTGACCCTGCAACGCCAGTCCGTGCCCGGACAGGCCCGGCCGGGGCAGCCGCAGGCGATTTCCGACCCACTGCGGGACGACCGGGGCTGCCTGAAGGCCGCGCCAGCTGTGCCCACAGCCCCGCCGCCCCCGCATCACCTGAGCGGACAGCTGGGCCTGTGGGTGGCCGAGGTCGACCCGGTCACGCTCTCGGTCCGCCGCGCCGTCGCCACGAATCCCGACCGCGTCTTCCCGCTGGCCAGCATGTACAAGCAGGCGGTGCTGTGGGCCCTGCTGCGCGGCGTGGACTCGGGAGCGGTCAGTCCCGCCGAGCGGTTCAAGGTGACCCGTCAGAACCAGTCGCTGGGCAGTTATCCCTTCGACGGTTCGGATGTCCGGACCCTAAGCGAACGGATGATCCGCAACAGCGACAACACCGCCACCGACATCCTGCACCGCCGAGTGGGCCTGAACGCCGTGCAGGACGTCGCCGACCGCCTGGGCCTGTGCCGCACGCGACTGATCCTGCCGACCAAGGCCTGGTGGGTGGCGCAGACTGGCCTGTCCGCGACCTTCAACGGAACGTCCCGCTGGACCGGCGCACATGGCGATGAGCAGCGCCGGATCGCCGCGCTGATCGATCAGGACGCCCAGCGCTACCGCGCGGATTACGTGCAGCGCAAGCTGAACGACCACTTTGACCACCGCCGGGACGACGCCGTGGACGCCCAGGTATACAACCTCAGCACGCCGTACGAGTTCGGGACGCTCGTCGCGCAGGAATTCCTGCGTCCGGACCTCTCGGAGACCTCACGCCGCTGGCAGCGGGAGGTCATGGCGCTGGGCTTCGGGAAGTCCGCGTTGACCCTGACGCACCAGAACCGCGTGCGGTACGTGGGCGCCAAGGGCGGCAACGGCTGGCAGCTGCTGACCTACAGCGGCTACCTGGAAACGACGGACGGCCGCCACCTCGTGTACGTGTTCATGCAGCGCGGCGCCGACCAGACGTACACCATGCCGAACACCCGCCGGGCCTTCGCGTGGATCAACGCCGCGCTGCGCGCCGTGCTGGCCCGACCGGTCACTGCGCCCCCGCCCTGA